The Rhipicephalus sanguineus isolate Rsan-2018 chromosome 7, BIME_Rsan_1.4, whole genome shotgun sequence genome includes a window with the following:
- the LOC119400962 gene encoding circumsporozoite protein isoform X2 has translation MASVSSFRIILVVAACAIVLSVMLDDSTFGASAEPAPLARPRPRPRPRPRPRPGSSPAHMPPKKTKPVPSKAPASPASPASPESAGYPAIPGTSGLTATPGAPATPDAPASPGGPSSFGGSGVQAAQSFGTAIGTVSTAAGQGGSQHTEYSQHQDVPGEEDTADQA, from the exons ATGGCCAGCGTTTCGAGTTTCCGTATTATTCTCGTTGTAGCCGCATGCGCTATTGTCTTGTCCGTGATGCTAGACGATAGCACGTTTGGAGCCAGTGCAGAACCTGCACCTCTAGCTAGACCTAGGCCTAGACCTCGACCTCGACCTCGACCAAGACCTGGATCCAGTCCTGCTCACATGCCACCCAAGAAAACTAAGCCTGTACCATCTAAAGCTCCTGCTTCCCCTGCTTCCCCTGCATCTCCAGAATCGGCTGGATATCCTGCGATTCCTGGTACTTCTGGATTGACTGCGACTCCTGGTGCCCCTGCAACACCCGACGCTCCTGCAAGTCCAGGAGGTCCTTCATCTTTTGGAG GTTCCGGAGTTCAAGCCGCCCAAAGTTTTGGCACCGCCATTGGTACCGTTTCTACAGCTGCTGGCCAAGGTGGCTCTCAACATACTGAATATTCTCAACACCAGGACGTACCAGGAGAAGAAGACACGGCTGACCAAGCATGA
- the LOC119400962 gene encoding uncharacterized protein LOC119400962 isoform X1, whose protein sequence is MASVSSFRIILVVAACAIVLSVMLDDSTFGASAEPAPLARPRPRPRPRPRPRPGSSPAHMPPKKTKPVPSKAPASPASPASPESAGYPAIPGTSGLTATPGAPATPDAPASPGGPSSFGGPVSPAQAGFSGYPQSFGVSSGSGVQAAQSFGTAIGTVSTAAGQGGSQHTEYSQHQDVPGEEDTADQA, encoded by the exons ATGGCCAGCGTTTCGAGTTTCCGTATTATTCTCGTTGTAGCCGCATGCGCTATTGTCTTGTCCGTGATGCTAGACGATAGCACGTTTGGAGCCAGTGCAGAACCTGCACCTCTAGCTAGACCTAGGCCTAGACCTCGACCTCGACCTCGACCAAGACCTGGATCCAGTCCTGCTCACATGCCACCCAAGAAAACTAAGCCTGTACCATCTAAAGCTCCTGCTTCCCCTGCTTCCCCTGCATCTCCAGAATCGGCTGGATATCCTGCGATTCCTGGTACTTCTGGATTGACTGCGACTCCTGGTGCCCCTGCAACACCCGACGCTCCTGCAAGTCCAGGAGGTCCTTCATCTTTTGGAGGTCCTGTATCTCCTGCACAGGCAGGATTTTCGGGATATCCACAATCTTTTGGTGTTTCTTCAG GTTCCGGAGTTCAAGCCGCCCAAAGTTTTGGCACCGCCATTGGTACCGTTTCTACAGCTGCTGGCCAAGGTGGCTCTCAACATACTGAATATTCTCAACACCAGGACGTACCAGGAGAAGAAGACACGGCTGACCAAGCATGA